The genomic segment GAatgatttattatattataataattaattaatgctacAAGCTGTTTCCCACaagctaaataattatttaactaaacaATCAACTATCACATGAACTAGTTAGTACTTCCTCCATTTTTTTGTCCTCCCATGGCTGCTGCTTATGCTGCGCTTCTTGCTGTTGCTCGATCATTGCGAGAGATTTTGGATCTTGAGAAGTACCTCGATCCTCTTCACAAAGaaaaatttttttctctcaaGGAAAAAGTTGATTTCATCGTTTCTTTCCTTGAAGATTTTTCAGATAAGTATCAAGAAACACTTGGTCGTGAGGGAAATGGGATTAAAAAAGCTGCATATGAAGCTCAAGATTTCATGGATTCGTATCAGTGTTCGGTGTCAACTATTGATGATGATGGGAGTTCTGAAGAGGCTGATTTGAACTTGGATCGAGACTTAACCATGGCGTCTGAAAGGATTGGTTTTATTTGGGAAGAGACGATGAAGATGAACAACAGTGATACGACAAAAGATCTCCGATCCGTATCTTATTATTTTCCTGTTGATCGTTCATCCACGGTCCAAGCCACTGCCAAAAAAATGGTTGTGGGATTTGATGATGACTTGCTCGTAATCAAAGAACGGTTATACCAAGACTCTGCTAAACTCCAAATTATCCCAGTTGTTGGGATGGGGGGAATCGGGAAGACGACTCTGGCTAGAAAAGCATACGACGATTCAATCCTTTCTCATTACTTCGACAAATGTGCATGGATCACTGTGTCGCAAGAGTATCAAAGGAGAGAGGTTCTTTCAGGGCTTTTGAAGTCCCTCGAGAATAAACAATCTATTGAGAACGAAGCAGAACTGGCAAAACTAGTGTATCAAAATCTCATTGACAGGCGGTATCTCGTTGTGATCGATGATATATGGAGTACCAAGGCATGGGATGATTTCAAGATGACATTCCCAGATGATGGTAGTGGAAGTCGAATCTTGTTAACCACCAGGCTGTTAGATGTGGCTTCTCATACAAGATCTTCAGATGCTCCGGTTCACCAAATGAACTGTTTAAATAATGATCAAAGTTGGAAATTACTTCAAGAAAGTGTTTTCGAACAACAGTCTTGTCCTCTCCAACTGGTGAAAATCGGGAATAAGATTGCGGAAAATTGTAGGGGACTCCCACTCATCATCGTGGTGGTTGCAGGACAAATCCTTTCTTCAGGCAACGTGATGAGAGAAGAAGTGTGGGAAAATATTTCGGAAAATATAAGTTCTAGAGAGCCTACAATTGCCCTCCAGTGCTCAAAGATACTGTGTTTTAGTTATGATCGGTTACCTCTGCGACTAAAACCATGCTTCCTCTACATATCAGCTTTTCCTGAAGATTCTGAAATTGATGTTTCTAAGCTAATCAAGTTGTGGGTTGCTGAGGGATTTTTGAAATCAAATCATCAGTCGAAGTGCTTGGAAGATGTGGGGGAACGTTATTTGGAGGATCTGGTGAACAGAAGTTTGCTCTTAGTGGGCAAGAAAGGGATTGACGGGAAACTCAAAACTGTTGGAATCCATGATATGTTGAGGGAGATTTGCATAACAAAAGCTGAAGAAGAGGGGTTTCTTCATGATGTCTCGTCCAAAACCAATTCCGGAACAGAATTTGTAGAGAATCCATATCGCCGCCTAAGAATTCATTGCATGGAGTATTTTCAAGAATAGAAAATCCTAGATTCGAGCGTGCGATCGGTTCTACTTTTCTCTGAGAAATATCTGAGGCCAAGAATAGATCTAAGGTCTAGGCACGTCGGTGTCTTGGATGCACCCCAAGTAACTTGGCCGAAATTGTCACATGTTATCTCTACATTCGTCAATTTAAGGTACTTTGCTTTCAAGTTTGATCATGCATGTCCCGATGGATTTCCATTCTCAATATCGAAACATCCCAATCTCGAAACTATAGTTGTTTATCCGGATGTCAAGAGATTCCGAAACTTATGGCAACTACCATGTGAAATTTTAAAGATGCCCAAGTTAAGGCATCTGATTTGGCACGCCCGGCCTTTTCGTTTATCCTACTCATCTGACATAGGAATTGTTCATGAAAGTGATCTACAAACAATTGAGACAGTGGCCGATTTCATATTTACCGAAGAGATCATCAAAATACTTGTGAATCTGAAGAAATTGGTTGTTGTATATTATAAGATTGATCATAATTGGGATTATTTTAATCTCGAAAACCTTTGCCATTTACAAAGCCTCGAGGACTTGCAAATCTTAATGCGCTCCTGGCCTGCTATCTCAATGACATGGAACAATACTTTTCCAATTGGTCTAAAAAAGTTATCTCTATACGGAGTCCGTTTTCCTTGGGAAAATATGACCACAATTGGGTCGCTTCCGAATCTTCAAGAGCTCAAGATGATATGGATGTCAGTCGATAAAGTTTCAAAGTGGGTGATGATGGAAGGTCAATTTCTTCAACTCAAGTACTTCCACTCTTCCTTGGATTCTCTGGTGACGTGGGAAATGGAAAAAGAGCATTTCCCATGTCTTGAAAGCTTAATTCTTGAGCGTGCCGAGCAGATTAATGAGATTCCTAGTGGTATAGGAGAAATAGATAAACTTCGATATATTGAGTTGAAGTTCTGTAAAAAATCATTGGTAATCTCAGCGAAGCAGATGCAAAAGCATCAACATGAAAATGGAAACGATGCTTTTCGTGTTCGTGTAATAGATTCCGATTAATAAGATGTTTTGTTGTGAAGACACATTTGAGAGAGAATATTGTAAGATTTTGTATTTGTTTCGATGAAAGTTTTTTGTTTGACAATTATGCGAAGCAAATAGTGGGACGAGGAcataaaaattatcaatttaagaccaattatttattgtttgaaTAGCAAGATTTCAAATTTGTGGCAATCTCAAGTTCGAGACCTAATTataataacttttaaaaaaatcactttTATATCCGTATATGCACTTTTATTAATTGAAATCAAACTGAACCGATAGTAAATGTAAAACAAGTTTAATCAAGTAAAAAATTTCTAATATTTGATTTAAAccccaaaattttctttattttcctattctaaaaataaaaaaaaatataaattaaaatcataaacgtcAAATATACAGTTTATGGCCAAGCAATTCTTGTTCTTTGAAACAGTATGAACGGACCAAATTGAATATAatatctttgttttttttaaaaaaaattaattggcAACACTaggggtttttttttaaaaataatttaaattctaaaattaatttcaaaactaatttaaaaaaaaaagagtgttACAAATAGTACATAATTCTATCTCATATATACTTGATTTTACACTCTTAAAActtaattttgattattttgggatgtaaaaaaatatagtttaaaATAATATTGGGTGACTTTCGATgatgtcatttgtgaagttaaaatgcGATACTTAAATTGATACAAATAATATCTAATTTGAAtttacaaatacttgattttactctctAAATACTCATATTCAATTATTTGGGGATGTCAAAATATAGTTTGAAGTTGATATTAAATGGCATTGATGATGACATTCGTgaaataaaaatgtgatacctaaattaataaaaataatatataatttgagcctacaaatacttgattttacccttaaaatactcaaattcgattatttaaggatgtcaaaatatatactttgaagttaatattgagtGGCCTTTGATAATAATATTTGTGAATTAAAAAAGTGGTGcctaaattggtacaaataATATCTAATTTGATCTCACATATACTTGATTATACCCTTTAAAGActtaattttgattattttggaatgtaaaaaaatatagttcaaATAATATTGAATGACTTTTGatgtgtcatttgtgaagttaaaatgtgatacaTAAATGGATACAAAGAGTATCTAATTCGAGTATTCGATGAtgtcaaaaaatataatttgaagttaatattttatatggtgtcattcgtgaagtaaaaatgtgatacttaaatTGGTACAAGAAAAACATAATTCGAGTTACGAATAGTTGATTTTATCTCTTAAATACTCATATCCGATTATTTGGAGATGTCAAACTATAGTTTGAAGTATTGTCAGGTAttgatttgtaaaaaaaaatacataggTACTGAATCTAATTAAATCAAAGATGAACagatttatttttctcaaattacctttttttaaataaccgttcagaaaaaattataaatttaaataattgattcTGGATTGACAGATacatctttattttttaaaaaaaaacttttatttgttggccaaaatattttgaggaaaTTATCTCGTCAAacttcattttcgaaaaatttacTGTTTAAATGTATTTTAGTATTTTCAAATACATATGAAAAATAACGTCTATGCATTATGCTATTCAGCTATGGAGAGAAAGGTTCTTTATTTTTCGTGAACCTCACCTATAAAAATGAATAAGAAGCATTAAATACAACATTGAAATTTATGACCAAGTAACATGTCAATATATACATTGTTTTACTTAAAATTATTtaaggaatatatatatatatatatatgtgtgtgtgtgtgtataattAAACtttaacaaataataaaataaaatttgtgtcGACATTTACCGAAATCACTATACAACTtgtacaaattattttaataaatcatatttaagttaataaa from the Primulina tabacum isolate GXHZ01 chromosome 16, ASM2559414v2, whole genome shotgun sequence genome contains:
- the LOC142529518 gene encoding putative late blight resistance protein homolog R1A-10 — translated: MAAAYAALLAVARSLREILDLEKYLDPLHKEKFFSLKEKVDFIVSFLEDFSDKYQETLGREGNGIKKAAYEAQDFMDSYQCSVSTIDDDGSSEEADLNLDRDLTMASERIGFIWEETMKMNNSDTTKDLRSVSYYFPVDRSSTVQATAKKMVVGFDDDLLVIKERLYQDSAKLQIIPVVGMGGIGKTTLARKAYDDSILSHYFDKCAWITVSQEYQRREVLSGLLKSLENKQSIENEAELAKLVYQNLIDRRYLVVIDDIWSTKAWDDFKMTFPDDGSGSRILLTTRLLDVASHTRSSDAPVHQMNCLNNDQSWKLLQESVFEQQSCPLQLVKIGNKIAENCRGLPLIIVVVAGQILSSGNVMREEVWENISENISSREPTIALQCSKILCFSYDRLPLRLKPCFLYISAFPEDSEIDVSKLIKLWVAEGFLKSNHQSKCLEDVGERYLEDLVNRSLLLVGKKGIDGKLKTVGIHDMLREICITKAEEEGFLHDVSSKTNSGTEFVENPYRRLRIHCMEYFQE